A genome region from Camelina sativa cultivar DH55 chromosome 10, Cs, whole genome shotgun sequence includes the following:
- the LOC104720672 gene encoding uncharacterized protein LOC104720672 codes for MRIASWNCQGMGKFPTVLRLKEICRQYLLDAIFLIKTKQSKDHITAVAVSLGFTNFYIVPPQGLSGGLALLWKPSIDITILYQDARLVDCSINDKISTFYLSCVYGHPDPQYRYELWERLQRLAVNRNEAWIMIGDFNQIRNNSEKIGGHNRDASTFHDFNNMMSTCDMLDLKHIGNKFSWSGQRSIMKNGIRTKELIQCCLDRVVLNTEWFSYFPASTAEFLEPIESDHRPIVVDILTETRVKRGMFRYDRRLADREGFMVRSVSYSVLVNGSPTGTITPKRGIRQGDPISPYLFLFVAEMLTQKMRQEEAKGNITSLSISNNGPRVTHLLFADDSLFFCKANQ; via the coding sequence ATGAGGATAGccagttggaactgtcagggaaTGGGGAAGTTCCCTACGGTTCTACGCCTTAAGGAGATATGTCGTCAATATCTTTTGGACGCAATCTTCCTCATTAAGACGAAGCAATCAAAGGATCATATTACTGCAGTTGCTGTTTCTCTAGGTTTTACTAATTTCTATATTGTACCGCCTCAAGGCCTCAGTGGTGGCTTGGCTTTGCTTTGGAAACCTTCTATCGATATCACTATTTTGTACCAAGATGCAAGACTTGTAGATTGTTCTATTAATGACAAAATCTCTACTTTCTACTTGTCTTGTGTTTATGGACATCCTGATCCACAATATCGATATGAACTTTGGGAACGTCTACAACGGCTAGCTGTCAACCGTAATGAAGCCTGGATTATGATTGGCGATTTCAATCAAATTCGGAATAATAGTGAAAAGATTGGAGGCCACAATCGAGATGCAAGTACATTCCATGACTTCAACAATATGATGTCTACTTGTGACATGCTTGACTTGAAGCATATTGGCAACAAATTCAGTTGGAGTGGACAGCGAAGCATTATGAAGAATGGTATCCGAACTAAAGAGCTTATACAATGTTGTCTGGACAGAGTTGTTCTGAATACAGAATGGTTCTCCTACTTTCCGGCATCAACTGCTGAATTCTTAGAACCAATAGAGTCAGACCATCGGCCTATTGTCGTGGATATTTTGACAGAAACAAGGGTGAAGAGAGGTATGTTCCGTTATGATCGTCGCTTAGCAGACAGAGAGGGTTTTATGGTTCGATCAGTCTCCTACTCAGTGTTAGTTAATGGTAGTCCTACTGGCACTATCACCCCAAAGAGAGGCATCCGCCAAGGTGACCCTATTTCTCCCTATCTGTTTCTCTTTGTTGCGGAAATGTTGACACAGAAAATGCggcaagaagaagcaaaaggaaATATCACAAGCTTATCAATAAGCAATAACGGTCCTAGAGTCACTCATCTTCTGTTTGCGGATGATTCACTATTTTTCTGTAAAGCCAATCAGTAG
- the LOC104719779 gene encoding NAC domain-containing protein 104: MGPVTYNDLPIGMRFRPSDLEMAVYFLYKRAFGLQMNARIVPDNCHDIFSRHPHDLPEYEKEDEHWYFYREKSKSPTKSYNLWIPTGEETEVLDPKKNDKLVGIKHSFAFIENEEEESEKNGLPDEEETPKYNWYLDEISLPLTVTDTDWTMCHVYCKNTKPEFVSLPVVPYESESESESDQSEGEEEEEEEKEESVEKPAETLNLVKEKKDETVLLPPPPASP; this comes from the exons ATGGGCCCTGTAACATACAACGACCTGCCAATAGGGATGAGGTTTCGTCCTTcagatttggagatggcagttTATTTCTTGTACAAGAGAGCTTTCGGATTACAGATGAATGCTCGTATAGTACCTGATAACTGTCATGACATCTTCTCAAGACATCCACATGACTTGCCTG aATATGAAAAGGAAGATGAGCATTGGTACTTCTATCGGGAAAAATCTAAAAGTCCTACCAAGTCTTATAATCTCTGGATACCAACTGGAGAAGAAACGGAAGTTTTGGATCCAAAGAAGAATGACAAATTAGTCGGTATAAAACATTCATTTGCTTTCattgagaacgaagaagaagaatccgaaAAAAATGGTTTGCCTGACGAAGAAGAAACTCCAAAATACAATTGGTACTTGGATGAAATTAGTCTCCCATTGACAGTTACAGATACTGATTGGACTATGTGCCACGTCTATTGCAAGAATACCAAACCTGAGTTTGTAAGTTTGCCTGTAGTCCCATACGAATCCGAATCCGAATCCGAGTCGGATCAAtcggaaggagaagaagaagaagaagaagaaaaagaagaaagtgtaGAGAAGCCTGCAGAGACATTGAAccttgttaaagaaaaaaaagacgaaaccgttcttcttcctccacctccTGCTTCACCTTAA
- the LOC104719778 gene encoding glycerophosphodiester phosphodiesterase GDPD2 has protein sequence MALRTVLVSDVPSLPESVYGLSEGLELSKPNSFRLPGFSVIGHRGIGMNVLQSSDRRTRGVKENSILSFNSAAKYPIDFIEFDVQVTKDDCPVIFHDDFIYSEENGIVNESRVTDLSLSEFLLYGPQKETERIGKTLMRKSKEGKVLKWDVDLDDSLCTLQDAFEQVEQTLGFNIELKFDDHIVYEREFLVHVLRAVLQVVSDYAKDRPVIFSSFQPDAAKLVKELQSTYPVFFLTDAGNEIHNDERRNTLEEAIKVCLEGGLQGIVSEVKGVFRNPAAIAKIKESNLSLLTYGKLNNVGEAVYMQYVMGIDGVIVDFVEEIIESTRLMMIRPPPLSSAPSKDDDGAITRPEFSQKEIAFLLKLLSQLIQN, from the exons ATGGCTCTTAGAACTGTGCTCGTCTCCGACGTCCCTAGCCTCCCGGAGTCCGTTTACGGTTTATCCGAAG GTTTAGAATTGAGCAAACCGAACTCGTTTAGGTTGCCGGGTTTTTCGGTGATCGGACATAGAGGAATCGGTATGAATGTGTTGCAATCCTCTGATCGGAGGACGAGAGGTGTTAAAGAAAACTCAATTCTGTCATTCAATTCCGCCGCCAAGTATCCTATCGATTTCATTGAGTTCGATGTTCAG GTGACAAAAGATGATTGTCCTGTCATTTTCCATGATGACTTCATCTACTCTGAAGAAAAc GGTATTGTTAATGAGAGTAGAGTGACGGATCTGAGTCTGTCTGAGTTTCTCCTTTATGGACCTCAGAAGGAGACTGAGAGAATTGGGAAGACCCTGATGAGGAAATCCAAAGAGGGAAAGGTTTTGAAATGGGACGTTGACTTGGATGATTCTCTTTGCACGTTGCAAGATGCTTTCGAACAAGTTGAACAAACTCTTGGGTTCAATATTGAGTTGAAATTCGATGATCATATCGTCTATGAACGAGAGTTTCTTGTCCATGTCCTGAGAGCAGTTCTTCAG GTGGTCTCTGATTATGCTAAAGACAGACCAGTGATCTTCTCAAGTTTCCAACCAGATGCAGCAAAACTTGTTAAGGAACTGCAGAGCACTTACCCT GTTTTCTTTCTGACTGATGCGGGGAATGAGATTCACAATGACGAGAGAAGAAACACACTCGAAGAAGCCATTAAAGTTTGCTTGGAAGGAGGTCTTCAAGGCATTGTTTCAGAGGTAAAAGGAGTGTTCAGAAACCCAGCAGCCATTGCCAAGATCAAAGAATCTAACCTCTCTCTCCTCACATATGGCAAACTCAA CAATGTAGGAGAGGCCGTGTACATGCAATATGTGATGGGGATTGATGGAGTGATTGTAGATTTTGTTGAGGAGATTATAGAGTCCACGAGACTCATGATGATAAGACCACCACCATTATCATCAGCACCTTCCAAGGATGATGATGGTGCCATTACAAGACCTGAGTTTTCACAGAAGGAGATTGCTTttcttctcaagcttctctctcaattaatacaaaattga